From the genome of Vicia villosa cultivar HV-30 ecotype Madison, WI linkage group LG2, Vvil1.0, whole genome shotgun sequence, one region includes:
- the LOC131648813 gene encoding zinc finger CCCH domain-containing protein 14-like yields MDRKRGRSEASFNGNGAGKRGRSEMESFQSGLGSKSKPCTKFFSTSGCPFGEGCHFLHYVPGGFKAVSQMINVGSSPAIPPVGRNPNVPPSFPDGSSPPVVKTRLCTKFNSAEGCKFGDKCHFAHGEWELGRPAVPTYEDTRPMGQMQSSRAGGRFEPPPPAHVAAAGFGASATAKISINASLAGAVIGKNGVNSKQICRITGAKLSIRDHEDPNLRNIELEGNFDQIKQASAMVHDLILNVSSVSGPPRKNTTSNSSAPANNFKTKLCENFTKGSCTFGEKCHFAHGTDELRKSVM; encoded by the exons ATGGATCGCAAAAGAGGAAGATCCGAAGCTTCCTTCAATGGCAATGGCGCCGGAAAACGAGGAAGATCCG AAATGGAGTCCTTTCAATCTGGTTTAGGAAGCAAATCGAAGCCATGCACAAAGTTTTTCAG CACCTCTGGATGTCCTTTTGGTGAGGGTTGTCATTTCTTGCATTACGTTCCTGGAGGCTTTAAAGCTGTCTCTCAGATGATCAATGTTGGTAGCAGTCCTGCTATTCCACCCGTTGGTAGAAATCCAAATGTTCCGCCATCCTTCCCGGACGGGTCTTCTCCACCGGTTGTTAAGACCCGATTGTGCACCAAGTTCAATAGTGCTGAAGGTTGCAAATTTGGTGATAAATGTCACTTTGCCCATGGTGAGTGGGAGCTTGGCAGGCCCGCGGTCCCTACATACGAAGATACTCGTCCCATGGGACAAATGCAGAGCAGCAGGGCTGGTGGGAGATTCGAGCCTCCACCTCCAGCTCATGTAGCTGCTGCCGGCTTTGGAGCCTCGGCCACTGCAAAAATTAGTATCAATGCTTCCCTTGCTGGAGCTGTCATTGGAAAAAATGGTGTAAATTCCAAGCAAATCTGTCGCATAACAGGAGCTAAACTTTCTATTAGGGATCATGAAGATCCTAACCTTAGAAATATTGAACTCGAGGGGAATTTTGATCAGATCAAACAAGCTAGTGCCATGGTTCATGACCTTATTCTAAACGTGAGTTCGGTCTCCGGACCTCCGAGAAAAAACACCACTTCAAATTCTTCTGCTCCTGCAAACAACTTCAAGACCAAGCTGTGTGAAAATTTCACCAAAGGATCCTGCACTTTTGGGGAAAAGTGTCATTTTGCACATGGAACAGATGAATTACGCAAGTCTGTAATGTGA